The following proteins come from a genomic window of Sesamum indicum cultivar Zhongzhi No. 13 linkage group LG10, S_indicum_v1.0, whole genome shotgun sequence:
- the LOC105171679 gene encoding cellulose synthase-like protein G2: protein MESSTKLPVHVCHVKKTEMVINRLHIFLHGIALLALFYYRIITFSLIIKTKETPLVPYLIVIVSEIVLSFLWVMHQLATQWRPVKRTVYPERLPEDDKLPPIDVFIFTAHPSQEPSLQVMNTVLSAMSLDYPPDKLSVYLSDDGGSYVTLYAVREAWNFARLWIPFCRKYALKIRCPESYFSADVESADEKFTGCSEFAADRKIIEKNYAEFQEALEKNSVNANASYSRNHPSRIEVITDEDKDSYPKEMPLLVYVAREKRPDHHHHFKAGALNVMLRVSALMSNAPYLLVLDCDMYCHDPSSARQAMCIYLDSEISAQIGWVQFPQKFHNIISEHDIYDSGHNSDWRGLQGVDGLRGPMMCGSNFFIRRGAIYGTDRIQKDIDLKQLKKSFGSSNEFIRSIYKNCKLQLPEDRLNPAGALQNELQLLSSCTYDNDTEWGKEVGYLYNTVSEDMVTSLVLHCRGWTSAYVDPARPCFLGVCPTNLNDMLVQQTRWALGAMQIALSRFSPLIYGGLRMSILQSMFYAQVGSLYVVPLCGLAVIPQICLLYGIPLYPKVSDPFFLLFAFIFISSQFKHVQEVFSYGDSFRHAIIELRVWMMRSGASYVYAFWEAMMEWIGMHKTNFVLTGKVVDKERAKLYEQGIYDFQATPLLLVPMCSLYIFNLATFIIGIPMIFHKGDELLAQAVLPFFGIIVNYHLLEGMVFRKDSGRIALSVSLLSIAISSVIFCCGSLLLLY from the exons ATGGAGAGTAGTACTAAACTTCCAGTACACGTTTGTCATGTCAAGAAAACTGAAATGGTAATAAACAGGCTTCACATTTTCCTCCATGGAATTGCTTTATTAGCCCTGTTTTATTATAGAATCATCACTTTCTCTCTTATAATCAAAACCAAGGAAACTCCTCTTGTTCCCTATCTTATCGTTATCGTCTCTGAGATTGTGCTCTCATTTCTCTGGGTTATGCACCAATTAGCTACTCAATGGAGGCCCGTTAAACGAACGGTGTATCCAGAAAGATTGCCGGAAGACGACAAGCTTCCGCCTATTGATGTGTTCATATTCACAGCCCATCCGAGCCAAGAACCCTCTCTACAGGTGATGAACACTGTTTTATCGGCTATGTCTCTGGATTACCCTCCTGATAAGCTCTCTGTTTATCTCTCGGATGATGGCGGCTCTTATGTGACTTTATATGCTGTTCGAGAAGCCTGGAATTTTGCAAGATTGTGGATTCCTTTTTGTAGAAAGTATGCGTTAAAAATTAGGTGCCCAGAATCTTACTTTTCGGCTGATGTGGAAAGTGCTGATGAGAAGTTCACTGGCTGCAGCGAGTTCGCGGCTGACAGGAAGATCATCGAG AAAAACTATGCTGAATTTCAGGAAGCTCTGGAAAAGAACTCAGTAAATGCAAACGCTTCTTATAGCAGAAATCATCCGTCCAGAATCGAG GTGATAACTGATGAAGATAAGGATTCCTACCCGAAAGAGATGCCTCTTCTCGTTTATGTCGCTAGGGAGAAGAGGCCTGATCATCACCACCATTTCAAAGCCGGAGCACTCAATGTTATG CTCCGAGTATCTGCATTAATGAGCAATGCTCCATACTTGTTGGTACTGGACTGTGACATGTACTGCCATGATCCCTCATCGGCTCGCCAAGCTATGTGCATTTATCTTGACTCTGAGATATCTGCACAAATCGGTTGGGTTCAGTTCCCTCAGAAATTCCATAATATCATTAGTGAGCATGATATCTACGACAGTGGGCATAACTCAGATTGg AGAGGATTGCAAGGGGTAGATGGGCTTAGAGGACCTATGATGTGTGGCTCCAACTTTTTCATCAGAAGGGGAGCAATCTACGGAACTGACAGAATTCAGAAGG ATATTGATCTCAAGCAGCTAAAGAAGTCCTTTGGTTCAAGCAATGAGTTCATAAGATCAATCTACAAAAATTGCAAACTACAGTTGCCAGAGGACCGACTAAACCCTGCTGGAGCATTGCAGAATGAGCTCCAACTGCTGTCATCTTGTACCTATGACAATGACACAGAATGGGGAAAAGAG GTGGGATACTTATATAATACCGTTTCAGAAGACATGGTGACAAGCCTTGTTCTACATTGTAGGGGCTGGACATCTGCGTATGTCGACCCAGCCAGACCATGTTTCTTGGGTGTATGCCCTACGAACCTGAATGATATGTTAGTTCAACAGACACGTTGGGCATTAGGCGCAATGCAAATTGCCCTATCAAGGTTTTCTCCCCTCATATATGGAGGATTGAGGATGTCGATTCTTCAAAGCATGTTTTACGCTCAAGTTGGTAGTCTCTACGTTGTGCCCTTATGCGGTTTAGCCGTCATTCCTCAAATCTGTCTGCTTTATGGTATTCCTCTATATCCCAAG GTCTCCGatccatttttccttttgtttgcCTTCATATTTATATCATCACAATTCAAGCATGTGCAAGAGGTCTTCTCCTATGGAGATTCATTCAGGCATGCAATCATTGAGCTGAGGGTTTGGATGATGAGGTCAGGCGCGAGTTACGTGTATGCATTTTGGGAAGCGATGATGGAGTGGATCGGTATGCACAAAACAAATTTCGTTCTAACGGGCAAGGTCGTTGACAAAGAACGAGCCAAGCTTTATGAGCAAGGCATATATGATTTTCAAGCAACGCCGCTGCTGCTCGTCCCGATGTGCAGCCTgtacatttttaatttggcTACCTTTATTATTGGAATCCCAATGATCTTTCACAAGGGCGATGAATTGTTGGCACAAGCTGTTCTCCCATTCTTTGGGATAATTGTGAATTACCATTTGCTTGAAGGGATGGTCTTCAGGAAGGACAGTGGCCGCATTGCACTGTCTGTTAGTCTGCTGTCTATTGCAATTTCTTCAGTCATCTTCTGTTGTGGATCTCTCCTTCTCCTTTACTAA